The Pelomicrobium methylotrophicum genome includes a window with the following:
- a CDS encoding PIN domain-containing protein translates to MSSHFTVVYDACVLYPAPLRDFLMRLALTDLFRARWTDMIHDEWIRNVLAQRPDLKPEDLERTRSLMNAHVRDCLVTGFEHLIPSVELPDPDDRHVVAAAIHSGASLIVTFNLKDFPPEQLKRYNLAAQHPDDFIFDLLDLHPARVCEAAAHHRRSLKNPPKTVDEYLDTLLKQGLTQTVGLLREWKMAI, encoded by the coding sequence GTGAGCTCGCACTTCACCGTCGTCTACGACGCGTGCGTGCTCTATCCGGCACCGCTTCGCGACTTCCTGATGCGCCTGGCGCTCACGGACCTGTTCCGTGCGCGCTGGACCGACATGATCCACGATGAGTGGATACGCAATGTCCTCGCGCAACGGCCAGACTTGAAGCCGGAAGACTTGGAGCGCACCCGTTCCCTGATGAACGCCCACGTGCGAGATTGCCTGGTCACCGGGTTCGAACATTTGATCCCTTCCGTCGAACTGCCGGACCCGGACGACCGCCATGTGGTGGCTGCCGCCATTCACAGCGGCGCCAGCTTGATCGTGACGTTCAACCTCAAGGACTTCCCGCCCGAGCAGCTCAAGCGCTACAACCTGGCGGCCCAGCACCCCGACGATTTCATCTTCGATCTGCTCGACCTGCATCCAGCGCGGGTGTGCGAGGCGGCTGCCCATCATCGCCGCTCGCTGAAGAACCCGCCGAAGACGGTGGACGAGTACCTGGATACACTGCTCAAGCAGGGCCTTACGCAAACCGTGGGGCTGTTGCGGGAATGGAAGATGGCCATCTGA
- a CDS encoding integron integrase has product MPDETPTNPRPPRLLDQLREALRVRHYSLRTEQAYVHWTKRYILFHGKRHPRELGAVEVQEFLTWLAVEGGVSASTQGQALAALLFLYKQVLGVDLPWLDEVVRAKRPQRLPTVLTPEEVAAVLARMDGVHRLMGRLLYGTGMRLMECLRLRVKDVDIARREITIREGKGDKDRRTLLPAVLVPDIERQLAAVTALWRKDRAAGLPGVQMPDALARKKPGEDESLAWFWLFPGRQLSVDPRSGTRRRHHAHEQGIQRAIRRAVLAAGIAKPASVHTLRHSFATHLLESGQDIRTVQELLGHSDVKTTMIYTHVLNRGPMGVVSPLDRLPRS; this is encoded by the coding sequence ATGCCAGACGAGACCCCCACCAACCCCAGGCCGCCCCGTCTGTTGGACCAATTGCGCGAGGCTTTGCGGGTGCGTCATTACAGCCTGCGCACTGAGCAGGCTTATGTGCATTGGACGAAAAGATACATCCTTTTCCACGGCAAACGCCATCCCCGCGAACTCGGGGCCGTTGAGGTGCAAGAATTCCTGACCTGGCTTGCCGTGGAGGGCGGGGTGTCGGCTTCCACCCAGGGGCAGGCCTTGGCGGCCTTGCTGTTTCTTTACAAACAGGTGCTGGGCGTGGACCTGCCCTGGCTCGACGAGGTGGTGCGGGCCAAGCGTCCGCAGCGTCTGCCCACGGTGCTCACGCCGGAGGAGGTGGCAGCCGTGCTGGCCCGCATGGACGGTGTGCACCGGCTGATGGGCAGGCTGTTATACGGCACGGGCATGCGGCTCATGGAGTGCCTGCGGCTGCGGGTGAAGGATGTGGATATTGCCCGTCGCGAGATCACCATCCGAGAGGGCAAGGGCGACAAGGACAGGCGCACCCTGCTGCCCGCGGTCCTGGTGCCAGACATCGAGCGGCAGCTCGCTGCAGTGACGGCCCTCTGGCGCAAGGACCGGGCCGCCGGTCTGCCGGGGGTGCAGATGCCCGATGCGCTGGCGCGCAAGAAGCCGGGGGAGGATGAATCCCTGGCCTGGTTTTGGCTTTTCCCGGGGCGGCAGTTGTCGGTGGACCCGAGAAGCGGCACCCGGCGACGTCACCATGCCCATGAGCAGGGCATCCAGCGGGCCATCCGCCGGGCGGTGTTGGCCGCGGGCATCGCCAAGCCAGCCAGCGTCCATACGCTGCGCCATTCCTTTGCGACCCATTTGCTGGAGTCCGGGCAGGATATCCGCACGGTGCAAGAACTGTTGGGGCATTCCGACGTGAAGACCACCATGATCTACACCCATGTGCTCAATCGCGGCCCCATGGGTGTGGTCAGTCCTCTGGACCGCCTGCCGCGGTCGTGA